In Triticum urartu cultivar G1812 chromosome 6, Tu2.1, whole genome shotgun sequence, the following proteins share a genomic window:
- the LOC125515588 gene encoding probable prolyl 4-hydroxylase 3, translating to MAPSRPLMRGAGPPRVFASGRTGRASPYALALAALLLASAFLLALIAFGVFSLPVSSPALPTTAGAETESSGDSGGAAESESSGGSSRAARTRARRDLSEGLGERGAQWTEVISWEPRAFVYHNFLSKEECEYLIGLAKPRMVKSTVVDSETGKSKDSRVRTSSGMFLQRGRDKVIRAIERRIADYTFIPAEHGEGLQVLHYEVGQKYEPHFDYFLDEFNTKNGGQRMATILMYLSDVEEGGETIFPDANVNSSSLPWYNELSECARKGLAVKPKMGDALLFWSMKPDATLDPLSLHGGCPVIKGNKWSSTKWLHVHEYKA from the exons ATGGCGCCGTCGCGGCCGCTGATGCGCGGGGCGGGCCCGCCGCGGGTCTTCGCCTCCGGTCGCACGGGCCGGGCCTCGCCGTACGCGCTCGCGCTCGCCGCGCTGCTCCTCGcctccgccttcctcctcgccCTCATCGCCTTCGGCGTCTTCTCGCTCCCAGTCTCCTCCCCCGCGCTCCCCACCACTGCCGGCGCCGAGACCGAGTCCTCCGGCGACAGCGGCGGGGCCGCGGAGTCCGAGTCCTCCGGCGGCTCCTCCCGCGCCGCGCGCACCCGCGCCCGCCGCGACCTCAG CGAGGGGCTGGGCGAGCGCGGCGCGCAGTGGACGGAGGTCATCTCGTGGGAGCCCAGGGCGTTCGTCTACCACAACTTCCTG TCCAAGGAAGAGTGTGAGTACTTAATTGGATTGGCGAAACCTCGCATGGTGAAATCAACAGTGGTCGACAGTGAGACTGGTAAAAGCAAGGACAGCAGGGTTCGTACAAGTTCAGGCATGTTTCTTCAAAGAGGACGGGACAAGGTTATCCGGGCCATTGAAAGGAGGATAGCAGATTACACCTTCATACCTGCAG AACATGGAGAGGGACTCCAAGTACTGCACTATGAAGTCGGGCAGAAGTACGAACCCCACTTTGACTATTTTCTTGACGAGTTCAACACCAAGAATGGTGGTCAGCGGATGGCAACAATTCTCATGTACCT atcagatgttgaagaagggGGTGAGACTATTTTCCCTGATGCAAATGTGAACAGCAGTTCTTTGCCATGGTACAACGAACTTTCAGAGTGTGCCAGAAAAGGTCTTGCTGTGAAACCAAAGATGGGAGATGCGCTGCTTTTCTGGAGCATGAAACCAGATGCCACTCTAGATCCACTAAGTTTGCACG GGGGCTGTCCTGTTATCAAAGGGAACAAATGGTCATCAACCAAGTGGCTGCATGTTCACGAGTACAAAGCTTAG